The following coding sequences lie in one Arachis hypogaea cultivar Tifrunner chromosome 9, arahy.Tifrunner.gnm2.J5K5, whole genome shotgun sequence genomic window:
- the LOC112711201 gene encoding protein translocase subunit SecA, chloroplastic, giving the protein MFLHFSAWCLCRCPSLFQRVSKNGMKDSVNYQIISPKDLAKSVLSSIIEFTREDVEALLNEKAKRKDRFNYKDESDVVFRATSGKWRAVVVEISRMHKTGRPVLVGTTSVEQSDSLSEQLKEAGIPHEVLNAKPENVEREAEIVVQSGRLGAVTIATNMAGRGTDIILDGNAEFMARLKLREILMPRVVKPDDGVYVSIKKPLPNKTETQVLQDLS; this is encoded by the exons ATGTTCCTCCATTTCTCTGCTTGGTGCCTTTGCCGCTGTCCCTCACTCTTCCAAAG GGTTTCAAAAAATGGAATGAAGGATTCTGTAAATTATCAGATCATTTCTCCAAAAGATCTAGCAAAGTCTGTTTTATCTAGCATAATAGAGTTCACAAGAGAGGATGTGGAAGCACTCTTAAATGAGAAAGCCAAAAGAAAAGACAGATTCAATTATAAG GATGAATCTGATGTAGTTTTTAGGGCAACTAGTGGGAAATGGCGAGCAGTTGTAGTAGAAATCTCTAGAATGCATAAAACTGGTCGTCCAGTACTTGTTGGCACCACCAGTGTGGAGCAGAGCGATTCTTTGTCAGAGCAATTGAAAGAAGCTGGAATTCCACATGAG GTTCTTAATGCAAAACCAGAAAATGTTGAGAGAGAAGCAGAGATTGTAGTTCAGAGTGGTCGGCTTGGGGCCGTGACAATTGCTACCAACATGGCTGGTCGTGGGACAGATATAATTCTTGACGGTAATGCTGAATTTATGGCAAGATTAAAGCTTCGTGAGATACTGATGCCTAG AGTTGTCAAGCCAGATGATGGAGTCTATGTATCAATAAAGAAACCTCTTCCCAACAAGA CTGAGACGCAAGTGTTGCAGGACCTATCTTAG